Part of the Psilocybe cubensis strain MGC-MH-2018 chromosome 11, whole genome shotgun sequence genome is shown below.
TCGAGGATGTAGAGCTAGCGTATCGTGAGGGGCTCCCACTAGTTTTGAAGGGTATCAGTTTCCAGATCAAACCCGGTGAAAAGGTCAGCGTTAACATCAACCTATGCATAATCCATTTAGTGCTCACCAGTAGGCTCTTGATAGGTCGGCATCATTGGACGTACTGGAGCAGGCAAAAGCTCTTTGCTACAAGCTCTTTTCCGGTTCGTTTCCCAAACGTCAAATAATGTGTGCACAAGTAACATCCGGTTCTTCTAGTACGGTAGAATTAAAGGGAGGAAAGATTGAGATCGACGGTCGTAACATCCGAGAAGTTGGGTTGGACGTGTTACGAAGCCGCCTCGCGCTTGTACCTCAGGATGGTACACTATTCTTGGGCACTCTTCGGGAAAATATGTATGTTCTGCACCTGTTTCCATTATTGAAAGATCAAGACTGACTTGTACGCAGCGACCCACAAGGCCTGCGAACAGACGCAGAATTGATCTCCGCCCTTCAACGTTCATGGCTTCTTCCCAAGTCTGGGCCTCCTGACCCAGTTGCTGAAGCAAAATTTAGTCTCGACTCTACTGTTGGCGACGAAGGTAGTACTTGTTGTCTCCTACATCATGGATGTCATTGTCTAACAATTCTTTAGGTGCCAATTTTAGCGCAGGCGAGAAGCAACTACTTGCATTGTGTCGCGCTCTGGTTAAAAATAGCAAAATTATTGTATTGGTAAGTCGCACTCGAACTTTTACTTATTGAACTGGGACTAACATGTCGAATTAGGATGAAGCTACGAGTAATGTCGATGTAGAGACAGATGCGAAGCTTCAACGGACAATTCAAGTCGAATTTGCATCGTCGACGCTATTGTGTATTGCTCATCGCCTCAACACCATTGGTATGCAGAGTTGGATGATCTCTTTTCAAAACTAACATTTCTCCTGTGTCAGCATACTACGATCGCGTTATTGTGATGGATGAGGGAAAGGTTGCAGAATTCGATACCGTCTTGAATTTATTCGACAACGAAACTTCAATATTCCGCTCGTTATGTGACGAAGCTAATCTGCAACGAGCTGACATAGTCAGGATACGCGCTGAACATGACATCATGATACAATCATAATAACCCGGGCGAAGGGTTTACCAAGAGATACCTATACATATAATGACAATATTAATGTCGCTTTCTACTTGTTCACGAGAGGTTTTGTTCCATGTTTATGACATGCTTTTAATTTGAATAGATTTTTATCAAATTATTCTGAAATTTGGAGGACATGATGCTCATCGGGAACGTCTTCGGGAATTTACTCTCGCTTCAAACGCCAACGACTCCTTTGAATCCCGGAGTGCAGGGTTAACCGCTCATAAATGTTTCCTTTGGGTGGCTAAGAGAAAGCGGGGTTGGCTGCTGAGACTTGTGACTCTTAAATAAAATCTTGGCCAAAGCGATCAGTGTCATCCGCTCAGATGCACACCGTCTAGTCAATTAAACGGAACCATCTCGGTATCGGGGATGCTGAAGTTATTTTGTAGCTGACATCCCAGGTATGTCTGGAGCCTGCATCATATCAGCCTGGTCTCAATTACTCATTCTACGTCAACGAATCGAGTGGATCAATATTTCAGTTACACTGGGGGATAAGTACATTCGACTTATCTGCACTTGTAGTTAGCACTAACGCGCCTTGCGCAAATCTTTCAGTTGATGCGCTTGAATGTTATACTGACCTTCACTACACCACAGTACTCGAGAAAGTCGGTAGTAGTATACTCTCTTTGATTTTAACACCAGAATGAGTATAAGGCATGGATAAAGTTCGTCGAAAATCTTAAAACTAAGCGATCAACAAAATCCTTGAGTCTGACATGACCATATTCCAAGAAATTTCGAAGGTAGCTGGCGGCCCGCCTATTCCATTCACCATGCAGTTCCTCGAGAATAAATTGAGGTTGGGGTAAATATCCAATGCAACACCTCAAATATGAAACTCGTATACGCGTCCATTTTGTTGTCATTAGCACTCCCCATCTTAGCACAGTCTGGGTGTAGCACGCTGCCTGCCACAATCAACGCGTCCAATAGCAAACTCAACAGCCCATTCGTGTTCTTGAACGGAATCCAGGTTGTTACCAAAGCCGATTTCGCGTGTCGTCAACAGGAAATCAGCGCGCTTTTCCAGCGCTACGAGCTCGGGACGCTCCCGCCCAAACCACAGACAGTCACTGGCTCGTATTCAGGCAACACCCTCACAATTACTGTCGGCAACGGCGGATCGACTATTTCTTTCAGTGTCACAATTAGTGGCAACAGCGGCAGCTCTCCCGTGCCAGCGATTATTGCACTCGGAGGCTCCAGTGTTCCGTCACAGTCAGGGGTAGCCACGATTACGTACAATAACAACGACATTGCGGACCAGCAGGGCAGGAGCAGTCGAGGTAGAGGCAAGTTCTACACCCTGTACGGTTCTAGTCACTCTGCAGGCGCGTTGATTGCCTGGACCTGGGGTATCAGTCGCATCTTGGACGCGCTGTCGACGACCACGGGCCACAATATCGATGTCAACAGGATCGGAGTCACAGGGTGCTCTCGGAACGGAAAGGGGACATACGTTGCTACAGCTTTCGAACCACGCATAGCGCTTGGAATCGTCCAGGAATCTGGGTCAGGCGGGGCAGGTTGCTGGAGAATTTCCGACGCTATGCTTAGGGCGGGAACGAACACGCAGACCGCGTCGCAAATTGTCGATGAAAATGTATGGTTCTCTCCCAACTTCAACCAGTATGTCAATAGTGTCAACAACCTTCCCTTTGATCATCATTTGCTCGCGGCCCTCGTCGCGCCTCGCGGTCTCTTGATCATCGAGAACACGAGTATTGATTGGCTTGGCCCTCAGTCTGCGTGGGGATGTCAAACCACCGGAGCTGCAGCATACGAAGCGCTGGGAGTCACAGACAGAATGGGCATAACCCAACAGGGAAATCACGACCACTGTGTCTTGCCTTCAGCACAAGGTCCCGACGTCGCTGCCTTTGTCAACAGGTTCCTCAAGGGGCAGTCGGCCAATACGAACATCGTCAAGACGGATGGAAGGAACAATGTTGGGTTCGTCAAGAGTAACTGGGTTGATTGGAGTATTCCCGCGCTTTctgaaggtggaggaggatcTTCGTCCACACTCGGACCCATAACCTCTATCTCGAGCAGCACTTCTGTCACTAGCATTATTGATCCTCGAACAAGTACTACCCCAACGACGACGGCAAGTCCTCCAACTCAGACAAAATACGGTCAGTGGTACGTAATTCCAAATTCATAGGTTTTAGATGTATACCTGAATTTCGACATTTAATTAGTGGAGGACAAAGCTGGAATGGGCCTTCGGTTTGCGTCGCTGGATCTACTTGCACATTTATCAACAACTGGTACAGCCAATGCTTGTAGTTTGCATAAGAGTTAGCATACTATTAACTTTGTAAGCTAAAATGAGCAGAAAAAAGTGGATGCCTTCAGAAattgattttgttttctttttggggAGAAAGCAAGgacactgcgggcgccgactGCTGTAggttaaacatacagcagtaaacttacatgtcttatgtaagtttaggtgtatgttcaacttacagcatatgtgtcgggaaaacaaaaatttaacaaagacatattgtgtttggtggctgtatgccaaccaaacacaattgctgtaagtagcctgtaaatagaataaacacctaaattacacaaattgtgtttgtccggtgttagtaaaccatacacattttctgtaagtaatacaaacagcacttactgtaagtaaaaattacacacaaagaaaacaatttgtgtatgttatacttacacaagtttttcaattcatttaatgGTGCAAGTCTGACATACACAAATagtgttctttgtgtgtaaattttacttacagaaagtgctgtttgtgtcatttacagaaaatgtgtatgttttactaacaccggacaaacacaatttgtgtaatttaggtgtttattctatttacagtctacttacagcaattgtgtttggtcggcatacagccaccaaacacaatatgtctttgtcgagtgtttgtttttcatacacgtgtgctgtatgttgaacttacagcgaaacttacataagacatgtaagttttctgctgtatgtttaacttacagcggtcggcgcccgcagtggGAGAAAGTAAAGAAAAGGGTATTTTTAAACTCCTATCCGGCATCACCCGATGTTCCCACGAatccatcaacatcaatttTTCAATACAACCTGATCCTCGCCACTACAACGCATGTTCGATTCTTGAATTTGCAAGTTCTACGCCAATGTTTGAACTCAATTCTACGGAAAAATGCCACCTCGACGTGATAAAGCAATTTCATCAATAGTGATCAACTCGTAGAACTCCAACAGACTTGGACAAAAGCAGCAAAGAGGCTGTTCAGCTCTTGCTCAGGAAAAGCCCTCGTGCGTACTAATTTTGGAACCGTTGACGATATACACGCCTCTACAATTCATGGACGAGGACACATGATCCGAGCTTACTCCACTCTTTCTGCGAAGATCTATCATGGTATGGAAGACTGTCACGTATCTGCCGTCATTGGGAATGTCTTTGCCAGCGTGGGCCATTGACTCTTTGGAACGCACTGGTCAACGGGAACCACTATATCGCTTTCCTCTACACTCAACTCTGAGATGGTGTCTGGGTCAGCGATTGCAACTCTTGTGgttttcattctttccattaTCTGTGTAATTCACCCATTCTCTGCGGTTGTGCCTGTGCCATATCTACGACGTATACGCATCCATATCAATCTTACCACTGCACCCATTATCGCGATTCTGATCTTATGGGCGGCACAGTGTATAGGTCCTAATGAAGTAGGTCAACAAAGCGTACAGTGACCTCACAATCAACTGACAAGGGTCTGCCTTCAGATTAGAAACGGTATCGTGTAAGTCTGACTATCCTGGACCCAATGCCAAATCTAGACACTCCCTTGCAGTGGTACGGATGGAGTCAAACCATATAACATTCTCATCTTATTCTTTACTCTCGCGTATATGGCTATCACACTCGACATCACGGGTGTTTTGCAGGCCGCTGCTTTCTGGGTCAGCAATAAAGGAGGATCCAATGGATGGAAACTATTCCTGTACTTTTACATGATGTTGACGGCACTCAGTGTTTGTCTCGGCAATGACCCTGTTATTCTCTCTGGAACAGCCTTTCTGGTGTATTACACTAAGGTTAATGAGGTAAGTACCCGAAAAACAAAGCCTGTCTATAGGTTAGTACTAAATGTTTTCAGCTCAATCCAATCGCGTGGCTTATGTCTGAATTTGCCGCTGCAAATACTGCAAGTATGGTCTTATTTGTTGGAAATCCCACCAATGTCGTCGTTTGCGAGGGCTTTCGAATCAACAACGCCGCGTTCACCGTTTACACCATTCTTCCGTTTCTGGCGTGTAGCATCACCTGCTTCGTTGCACTAGCTGCTCAGTTTCACAAGTCAAAGTATCTCCCGAAAGATCTTAATGTTGCAGGAGACCTAGATGTACGGTCAGTTTTACTCGATCCTAGGGGTGCATGGGTCGGCAGCATATTACTTGGGACTTGCTTGGTTGTTATCATTGTGGTGAGCTTTTTCCACGTCGACGTTTGGAAGATTAGCTTGCCCTTTGCTGTTGCCAAATTCATTTATGATATCGGGTGGGACCACTATCGCTTTCTCCACAAAATACCGACTGGTCATGATAAAGCCAAACGATCGGACGAAGATTTGGCCAATGTCGAGGAAGATATTGTTCTCGATCAACTGGGTCATCGCAGAGAAAATCCCTCTGGCAATGTACCCAAGCTATTGGCGGAAACGCCACGGGCCGTGACTTTTGAAGACACTGGAAATTTACCGTCCCTTATGCCTTCTTCGACACAAACCAGAAATAATACTCGCTCAAATACCATGAATACTACAAGAACAATAGTGGAAACGAAGCCAGGTCATCGAGAAGATTCACGTAAACACACCTTGTCGTTCCCTTTTCTAACTCGCCTTCGTCTTGTTCTCTTGTCTTATCAAAACGGAATGTCGGCACGCTTTCCCACATTGTATACGGCATTTCCTCGACTACCTTTCGCCCTCATTCCATTTGCTTTTTCACAGTTCATATTGATCGAGGGTCTGGCTCACCAAGGTTGGATAGATATATTCGCCCGATGGCTTGTAATTGCTACAGGACGCCAAATGTACCCCACAATATGGCTGGTAGGAGTCCTTGGTGTCATTCTCTGTAACTTAAGCGGAACAAACATTGGCGCCACTATTCTGCTCACAAAGGTTGTTCGATCGGCGCTAGTGTCCGCACCTCCAGATTCCGACGTCAACCTCGAAGCATTCAGTCGAGCAGCAGGCATCGCGCTTGCAGTGGCGTCCAACATCGGCGCTGTATCGTTTACTTTCAGCGCATCTCTGGCGGGATTGCTGTGGAAGCAGATCCTGAATCAAAAGGGAATCTTCATCAAGCAAACAACGTTTGCGTGGTGGAATTTGGCGCCGTTAGCGGTTATGACAGGCGTAGGACTTGCAGTGGTTTGTGCGGAGATGGCTGTTCTTTTCTAAAAGGGTGCCGTACAGACCATGATACGGAGATTGCTCTATCATATCCAAACAATGGGAGAAGTCGGACTGACCAGGGCACAGGGGCATTTGAAAGGAGAAATTGCTGTTCCTGGTGGGAAGCTGCCATTTAGCCGCCGTGTTCTGTCGCGCAAAGGAACTTATGAAAGCCAGCTATCTATGTATGTTGAATGGGTCACAAGTCGTGTCAGGGTGTGGCGCATACCCAACAGAGTTCAATGGTACGTTATTTATTATCCTATCGTTTTCAAAACGAAGGCCTATGGCGTAAATGGCGGAGACAACACAAGACTAAGCTACGTGTAATGCCTGCGAAAAGCAATAAAATCGCTTCCACGGAGTCATCATTACGTCGTTTCGTGGTAAAATGTAGTGCTGTACTTACGGTAATCATAGTGTTTAATTCCTTAGATTCAAGGTTAATGAAGAGTGGAGATGTTATATTTATTGGCCATTACCGTCCACTCTCGGGATAAATAGACAAACAAGTTGATTGGGTCAGTGAATTAAATTTCCGCTGGCAGAATCGTTCAACAGCGTTCGAACCTCTCATAGAATGGATGTTTAAATAGAGCTCCTTTCTTTCGAGAACTATCCTAAAGAGATGAAGATTTATAACGACTTACGAGTTGCGACTTTCGACTTTCGGAGTTGCGGTCGTCGAGGTTCAATGCGGCGGGGGCCGGGGGAGATAACAAGGGAGACGGATCAACAGACCAATAACCGTGTAAAATCTAAAAGCATTGAAGGAATTATTTGTAGAGTCAATAAAAGCATGGAGATACTTGAAAATACGAAAAGCGACTTTAAATCCTTCCAGCTCTGTATAGATACCAGAAACAATGTCATATTTCAGGTCGTTTGGGTCTTTGGGTCAACTGTTCCCGCGAGAGTAGTTTGTTTACTTTTCGTTGTGGATGGTTATCACGGTTTGATATCCAAAAACTTAAAAAAGATCTGGCCGTTCATCATTTACCTTCCAATTGTCTTTACGAACGTGTCCGAGATCAGTTGACCCTTGGCAAAGCTTGAATACCCGTTAGATCCATTTTGAATTTCTGTAGTTAAACAACTCCAACGCATTTTGAATAACATTCGATCATGTCAACCTTTCAGCCTTGGTATCAATTACCGATGCAGAGTTGTGTTTTGATAGGTCGATTGGATATGCTCAAGGAATGCCAGGGTTCCGGTAAAACGCTTGGTCTGATAATTTTCAACCAAAGAAATATGCCTACCAATTTTTTACTCCGTGTCTGAGATTATCCAGGATTATACAGAGCTTTTGCTGGAAATTTTGAGTGTTACATGAGGTTTGAAATGATTGTCGATGGCGTCAAAATGGGCACTAATCGGTCAGAACTTTGGGGTATACTTTCCATCTGATTGTACGAGCTAACCACACACCTGCGTCAATCCAAGAACGCCAGTTTGGACCTGTTGGGACCCAAGCGCTCCAAGCCATTAAAATAGACTTTACATAGACGAAATAGAGCAAGTGATCTTGCATGTGAAATTTGAAGTGCATATGCGCAGTCGATAAGCGTATCACGCTATCATCACCGCTTTACTATGGTTGCATTGCCGAGCTCAACAGAACGTCGGCATCGAACGCCGCCCAACTCTGCTTACAGACTGGAGCGCTCAATCTATCGTTGCTGCCACGAAATCGTAGTATTTTGGGTAGGGTTCACGAGGACGAGAACTTAATTTGGGGTTAATTTTAGGAGGTTTGCGCCGGTTTTTCGTACTTGCTCCAAGGACTTTGTGATTCTTTCTGTATGTTGAATAATGGCACATGCTTGTACTTACTTAGGGCTTGCCGCAAAGTCTAGAAGATCCCCGTGAGAGGTCTAAAGCACTGCCATTGATCAGATACTCAAAGATAAGGCGGATCATACCTTGAGCTGGTAGAGAGCGCTAATGTTGACGAGCAGCCAAGAAGATGCAGAGAGGTCCGCTACAAGCCTACAACGAGTTTGCAAGTGGGTCCAGGTTGTACACCGGTCTCACGCATCTTAAAGAGTGGGAGTTTTGCCTGCAGGAAGGGGCGTGCGGACTGGGAAGACGACGGTAAAGCCATTTGGGTATCACGGTGAAGCCATTCTCGCCAGCAGTGTATACTTACGCATCATGACCGATACGTGGGCCAATAATAAGTATGACAGACCGATTCAGATGTGGCGGGCTGTAATTATGGAAACGGGCAGTCGGAAGTCCGTTCTGGGTGATGGTAGTGGATAATCGCATACTCCGAGAACGAGGAGGCAGCGGTTAGAATGGATATTGAAGTGCATCAATGAACAGGGATGGTTCATTGTGAGTGGAAGAGGGTACAAGACAGTGTTATGTTGACAATAAATGAGACTTCGAATGCGACCGAAAACATCGGGAAGGTTCGGTGGGAGAGCATGATTAAGATTCCTCGCTCAAGCAACTTGGAAAGAGAGAACCGAACGTATGGTGAGACCCATGGTATGACGACAAAAGCTATATCTCAAGGTGTGGGGAAGGTAAACCAAGAAATCCTAAGACGCACTTGGAAAGGTGTTTACTAAGGATTGGAAAGAGGTTGGATGCAATTTTCTATGCGGCGCTTTTGTTGTCGGTAAGCGAACTAACACCTGTCGATCTTCCATCGCCATTTCACAGGTACCAGGATGCCTGGGGAGCAACTAGAGCAGGCCGATGGAAGACTCACACGAGCAATGATGGTGGTCAACAGATAATAATAACTCGGAGATACATATCTGTAGAGTCAGTGGCTGTATAAGGACCCCTGAGACTAGGGTTGTGTTTACCGTTTCTATCCGAATTCGCCCACAACTTGTGAAAATAATAGCCCATCGTCATCCGGCATCTAAGATACACTGATTGTGTGAGGGAAGGTTGACGATCAGAAGGAGACAGATTGGTACTAATGCATGTTATAAGTAGTGGACTTTGTCAattgggaagatgaaacCTTGATTGCGCGGTTAATGACTTCGTATATTTGAATCTCCATTCGAATATTGTTTATGGGTTTACCCGGCATTTGCGGCATTTATAAGTTAGTAATGACTGACTATGGTCAAACTTTTAAGCGGAGATTGTATCACTAGCATTCGATATGCCGAGACCGCGGCACACTGAGGAGACTATATTACATATTATAATACTGTTGATAAAACAGTTTAAAAAGAACTAATGCAACGAGCTTCATAATACCAGCTTTACAAGGGAGTGACGTTATTAAATAGACTGAATCCAGAAATATGTTGGTAGCTAGAGGCTCTCTCGATTGACTTGAGTTCCAAACTTGACCATGCTGGTATTGAACGTGTTGCTTGATTCAAACCTTTCAGTAGTTCCACTGTGTGTCACAACACAGAACTTCAACGGCATCCAGTGCCGGAATCGGGAATTTGGGAGGCCAAACGGGATTGCATGATTAACGGAATACCCGGGGTCCCTCGATAACTACTGATGTCCAAGCCCCATATATGGCCGCCTCGTCAGGCACAGTTTTCAATTGCAAGGAGCTCACAAAGTCCGCGTAAGTTATTTGAAACTTGAGACCGATTTGAGCCACGGTAGCTCTCACGAGCAAGTAAATGAGCATATGAACAGTAGGCGCAGAGGATGTGAAGCCCAGCGTCGAGCTGAGGAGATCTGTGCTACACACATTGGGGTATTTCTGCAAGAAAGATATATTTCATCAGTGTTGATTGGCAGTTGGAGAAGAGATAACACGCCAAGCAGGATGAGATAGTGTTAAAGTTCACGTGACAGGTGACGGTGGTGCCTTGTCCAAGTCGGTCCATCTTTCCGTCCACTTCGAATGAAGTGAGGGGCAGTTCACAACTTTACAACTGTCTCCGTCcctcttcctttctttcttcgcaCACCCTCTATTCCCTGGCTCCGTCCTATATACCACCCCAAATTTTAATATCTATACCATCCTGGACGACCTCCCTTCCTTATCACACATCGCTAACCGGTACGGCGCCCAGCTCGTCGTCAGGTTAGCTGCTTCGACTGACTATTTGCATTCAGTTTTATCCTGAAATTGTTTCCCATTTGCGCTGGAAGATTCAGTACACACCTATCCGCCGGCTCAAGGaagtagcagcagcagtagcaaCGCGCTTGGTGGGAGGAGGGATGCCATGAACGGGTTTGAAGTTAAGGATGATATACCCCCGTTGGACGAGTATGTGCTGAGGGATGCAGAGAAGTCAATCGGTGCGTCTAGTATATTGTTCCTTCGTGGTCTTGTCCACCGACGCCAGTACTAGATCATCACGCCGATTCAGCGTCGTCGTATTCCGGACGCGGCAGTGGTATATTGAGCCTCTTTGACCCCAACTACGACAGCAACTCCGTCCTTGGTACGCGGCATGTCTGTCTACACGTTCAAAGTTGGCCATAACACATTCCCCCTTCCATCTTTCTGTAGAGGATGATTCCCCATACCCCGAGGTTCGCTCTGCCGTGGCGAACTTTGATGACCCTGATATGCCTGCTTCCACCCTACGAGCTTGGGTGCTCGGTATTGCGTGGGCTATCCTGTTGCCAGGCATGAACCAATTTTTCTATTTTCGATACCCCTCAGTGGCGATTGGAGGTGTATGTGGCCACTCTCTGTGAGATATGATGCCGCTGATTTATTTCCCCGCATGCAATAAAGCTTGTCGCTCAATTACTAGTGTTCCCTGTTGGCCGAGCGTGGGTCCGCATATGTCCTCAGTGGTCGCTTTTCGGGACAGAACTAAACCCGGGCCCATTCACGATTAAGGAGCACGTGAGTTTCCTCTACAATTCAGTGTTGACACAGTGACGGCCGCGCGCGCAGTGCGGTGTCCCTG
Proteins encoded:
- a CDS encoding 4-O-methyl-glucuronoyl methylesterase, producing MKLVYASILLSLALPILAQSGCSTLPATINASNSKLNSPFVFLNGIQVVTKADFACRQQEISALFQRYELGTLPPKPQTVTGSYSGNTLTITVGNGGSTISFSVTISGNSGSSPVPAIIALGGSSVPSQSGVATITYNNNDIADQQGRSSRGRGKFYTLYGSSHSAGALIAWTWGISRILDALSTTTGHNIDVNRIGVTGCSRNGKGTYVATAFEPRIALGIVQESGSGGAGCWRISDAMLRAGTNTQTASQIVDENVWFSPNFNQYVNSVNNLPFDHHLLAALVAPRGLLIIENTSIDWLGPQSAWGCQTTGAAAYEALGVTDRMGITQQGNHDHCVLPSAQGPDVAAFVNRFLKGQSANTNIVKTDGRNNVGFVKSNWVDWSIPALSEGGGGSSSTLGPITSISSSTSVTSIIDPRTSTTPTTTASPPTQTKYVEDKAGMGLRFASLDLLAHLSTTGTANACSLHKS